A region of Mugil cephalus isolate CIBA_MC_2020 chromosome 3, CIBA_Mcephalus_1.1, whole genome shotgun sequence DNA encodes the following proteins:
- the LOC125005421 gene encoding cocaine- and amphetamine-regulated transcript protein-like codes for MLPRTGTMQNSRMLSGTLLCALVLFSSAAGAEVLDTESEEELSPRALRDFYPKGPNLTSEKQLLGALQEVLEKLQAKRLPLWEKKFGQVPTCDVGEQCAVRKGARIGKMCDCPRGAFCNFFLLKCL; via the exons ATGCTTCCGCGCACTGGGACAATGCAGAACTCGAGGATGCTCAGCGGGACGCTTCTCTGCGCTCTGGTGCTGTTCTCCAGCGCCGCCGGAGCCGAAGTGTTGGACACCGAGTCCGAGGAGGAGCTGAGCCCCAGAGCACTGCGTGACTTCTACCCCAAAGGTCCGAACCTGACCAGTGAGAAGCAGCTG CTTGGAGCTCTCCAAGAAGTTCTTGAAAAGCTGCAGGCTAAACGGCTGCCTTTATGGGAGAAGAAATTTGGCCAAGTCCCCACG TGTGATGTCGGGGAGCAGTGCGCAGTGAGGAAAGGCGCTCGGATCGGAAAGATGTGCGACTGTCCCCGGGGAGCTTTCTGCAACTTCTTCCTGCTGAAGTGCTTATGA